cTAGGGATATGGTTTAGAACTGACAAAGGCATTATGATCTAGGGATACATTTAAACTATTTTCATCATAGATTAATGACAAGTAAGTTTCATAAATATCACCACTGCTTATGAAGATAATTAATAAAGCCTATTCACCCACCTCGGGTAAGTTGCCAAAACGCTAATTCACTTTCCCGCATTTAAGACACCGTAAGCCCCGGTCCCGTTCCCGTTGTTCCGCACAAAATGAATCACACACGTCGAGGCCGCCTTTTTCTCGATAAGAAATCGTGTGTGGAAGATGAAACGTCTTCGTCGGCGGTCGGGCCAGAGAACGGGCACATCTGGTGCACACAGTTAGAGCCCCGGGGCCCGATAGAGGGAACCAGTCAAATATTTAACGAATCAAAGCGACAGCCGCCTCGCACGCCTCGCGCGCTACTGCACTTCGAAACCGAAGGGCCCGAAGGATGTGGTGCGGTTTTTGAGGAGAAGGGAATTATGCAATCATCGCAAAATAAACATTAGATCCCGAATCCGGGGGCGGGGGGCTCCGGGAGCCCGCACTCTGGCGGGCGTATGCTGCTGTTCCGGGAACATTCAATATTGGGTCGCTTCCAAGTCTCTGCCACCCGCAGGCAGCGCGGCCCCCCGAAGCATTAAcaccatcattatcatcagcCTGCAGAGTGGCGGCAGAACTCCTGCCAGAGCCGTGGCTTGGCcgacaccgggccgggccggggccggaacaAACGAAACAGTGTTCGGTCGCCGGGCAGAGCTCGTTAAGGTACGGTCCCCAAAAGTTGCCGGCTACATACCGATACCGGCTCCACGATCGACGGGGCCACGTTGTGGCTGGAGGGGCCGGGggcacccgtgtgtgtgtgtgtgtgtgtgtgcctgaatgcagacacacgcacacacatatgTATagtcaaaacaaaatcctCAAAGTACTCCTGCAAGTCCAGAGGGAACCGGAAATACTTGCAGAAACAATTGGTCAGGGAtggttcatcatttttttggCTTGCCGTGCCAGGAtaagtcgtcgtcgtcggctgtgTGTACTATATGAATGAAGTTTGCGCATCCgcattttttctttgcttcccGATGTGGAACACATCTATAGGCGACCCCGAAAAAGGGATATTTGACTGGATGTGTTAACCTGTGATGGGCTCACGCACTGATAGTCGGCCGACGCCGACCGACATGTGGGCAGCTACCATTTCACCATTTCGACACCACCACATgaatacacttgttccaaggagactccaatttattaattccatttccattccgaACTCTAATTcaaggatttttgccattttcaaagtgctcttgtgacacggtgcattgccctgacGAAAGAGgatgattttcttcttcaaaccgggtcgtttttcacaaattttcagttggtctaaaatgttacaacaataatcaaaatgtattgttttagcagtttgcaagtaattcgCTAACAACATTTCATtcacatcccacaaaactgatgctaatATCTTTTTAgacaatttctggacgaactcgatccggaaccgaagaaaaaggttctcAACACTCCTTAccctcttgttttgattcatgATCATATTGATAGACCCAAATCTCATgcatagtgatgattcgatgcacaaaatctaTTTTATCCTGTagaaaacgctttaaatgttgtcgagaaacttgcattcgaatgcgtttttgttccatttttagcgaatgcggccaatacttcagtcaaaatattggttatactgctcaatgagatggctaggccttatactaaatctctttcagtgattcgacgatttctcaatacgatatcctgtatttttccacGATTttaggtgttgtgtctgttttttacgttttcgacATGGATcgccttgaaggctactacgacaacgtttaaactcagaaacccccttttaacACCCTAATTGAAGCcgaagagttcttatacacgttcaacattcattcataattttcctttgcttttaatcctttcaaacatcaaaattaagtcactgcacgatacttgattttttcctttgtaaaaatactgtgacatgttgatactaaatggcttgtaaaaaaaattaagtgaccgattgaaatgaaactccacatacgttcatatgaagagtgcaCCAATATAACAAAGAAATATTAGGCTCgtggcagcgccctctgttatcgaggctccgaatttaagGAGCAGCCTAGTACAAACCTATTCTAACCGATCACGAAACTGTAGCCGCGCGGAACGGATTGCGGTTCTTACGCGGTTCGGGATTCAGACCGATCCCCGCGAAGACCGATGCACAGCGTTGCACGCCAACCGCGCCACATTGATCAACTTGCCGGGCGAACTGCAATCCTTTGGCGCATCAccacaaccatcatcatcatcgaaagCTTGCTGCATCTCGGATGGGGGTGGGCCTGGATTcagaaattaaacaaatgcttcTCGGCCTGGGCAGAAGGGGCATTACGTCAAATCACGTACAAGATCGTCACCTTGCTGGCTGTCGGTGAAGCGGCCAATATGGCATTCTTCCTCGGTCGCAACGCAATTTGTCGCAACGCGCCCTGAGCGGCCCCGGTGCTATtgtttctgtctctctctctctctctctctctgtctctccctccTGGTGGCGCATTGTTTGGCATACCGCCGAACCACTCAGTGCACACCCCAACTCATGACCCTTATCCCGACCAACACGGGCGGCCCGAATAAGGCACCAGACCGTTCTCCGGATCCGGCTCGAACCGGGGAAGTCGGAACTAAAAACCCTGTTCGCCCTGTTGTCCATTTTCAGATCTCCCCAACAAGAGGCACGCAAACTATGCACGAACgagccgatggccgatgatcCGGGCCGGGGTCTGCGGACTGTGTTGGGCAATCGATGGAGAACCTCGCGCAACGTCGGCGGCACTTGCAGATGCCGATTTTGGGCGACCCaccaaacagcaaacaatagcaaaagcggggggagggggtgaGTTGGGCGTTTCACACGGGCGGGAGGGGTGTTGGGGGCGAAGTCAACACCAGAACCAGCTGCTAAAGGACCAGCAAAAACATGCGCCCCAGCAGGGCGCTTGGtgagcgcagcataaaaatcataattgattgtcccggcccggcccggccaggggAGGGTTCCAGTAAGCGCCGTCCCCCCTTATTACCGTTTTACAACACCAACAACGCCACCACCCCGGGGGAAGTAAAAACCAGCGCTCCGAGTTTTAAAGCCACGATGACATGTTCTCCGCGAGCAGCGGATGGACCCTTCGGGTGGTTTTATCGTCGAAATCTACATCTTCAAGGCAAAAGGGTGTGAGTTTTCTCAATCGAGTTTACCGAGCGTTGTGGCGCTATGGCACTTACAGCCGGATCTGCATCACGGGGTAACAACGCTCCGTGCAGGATTTCTTCCAATTCTTTGAGTACAGGGGCAtggtggtgcatcatgagccCTTACCGTAGAACGGCCAATAACGGGAATATTACATGCAAGTTGAGGAATATTACGTTACGATTGAGGACATATACtagacggcatcgaagaagGAGCTTAGCAAGAATGAAGTGTTTCGATGGTGGTGGGAAAAAACCCGTTGCGatatctgatggggattactttgaaggggacaaaatagatattcatgaataacaaaatattaaaaaaaaaacacacacaaaattcccgatactttttgaacagacctCCGAGTGTCGAATCCAGAGGCCCTCGGGAACAAATAATGCCTCGGACTTGCGGGTTAGATCACCCTGTAGTATCCAGACGCACTTTCCGAAGAATCCATCCTTGGCGTCCTGCAAACTTAACAGCCTCCTCCTGTCCGGCTGAATGAATCCGGACAGATTTTCGAGCGCGCGCTCGAGGGCACGAGCACGAGGTGCTACCACCCCCACACAATGCATGTCCCGCCCCCCCCGGCCCAGTGCCCGAAACGCATCGGGTAGGCATATTTGAAACTCTTGCCGCACTCTAGCACACATTTAGTACACGTTTAGTACAAGTTTAGTACACGTTTAGTACACGTTTAGTACACGAACGCATTCGTGTCCCGCATTCGTGTGACCGATTCGCTTCGCTATTTGCGTTACCTCACgttcgtctctctctctctctctctctctctcacgctttctttctctcttttgcgACTTCGGCTTCGACTTCGTACGACGGGACGTTGGCGCTTTCGTGTACATTCTAGCATGCAGATGATGCCGATGGCATATCATGGAAATCATTGGCAACATCTTCCggcatcatcgccgccgccggaacgggcAACGCATGCAACGCAAGAGGGAGGTCCACCAATTCCACCCCTTCTCGCAAACCACCCAAGTCCAAGTGTTCGCCACAGTGGGTTGCTCCCCGAAATCGATTCATTCATTGGTTGGTCATGGCGCGCGCAGGGACCATGCCATCTTCAGCACCTGTTTCGCTTCCTGTTTGCCTTCAGCCTTcagtgtttgtttatgtttgtttttatttagttagtttctttttccgtAGCTCCGGCAATTCCGCAGCGGCTCCGATGATCCGGAGCCTGTTATTGCCGACCAGACATAGACATAGACTTCGACAGACAGAAGGAGCTCTGACCCACTCTGACTCTACATGTCAAGTAACGGCACCGTGGAAAGTAACGGCCGTACCTAGTACCTACGAACGAAGGACGACACTGTTGGAACACAGAACAAGCTGGCGTTCGCGCCGTCAGTGACGCTCGCGGAAGGTAAAGATGGTGTCCATCAGGAAGATGACACCGTTGATGATGGCGATCGAACCCTTGGTGATCGCCAGATCCCGGGTGCGCGTCCGGAACGCGTGCTCCCAGGCCTGTATGATGAAGACACCGGACGTCAGGAAGCTGCTGCAACCGAGCAGGCTGTAGAAGATGCTCAGCCGGCGGTGCAGGTGCGCCTTGATCAGGTAACCTGCAagtagagacagagagcgccATTCGGGCAAACATAgaaggacagagagagaggggggggcACAGCGATGTACCTGCCATGATGGTGGTTAGGATCACAATGAAACCACAGAAGGTGCCCGTCGCCAGGAAGCCCGTCACTAgatcgccgtcgtcgaagcTGTAATAGTGCAGCACGGTGCACGTGATCGCCAGTGACTGTTGAcgtaaagtaaagtaaaggTACACGGGGAACGAGAGTTGTTAAAGAAGAGCTACCACAAGCACCAGGGTCAGATCTGGACATTCGAGAACGATTTGCATTCGGTGGTTAATCGCAcaagattgattgattgagcGGACACGGCACATGCAGCCAGACTCCGGCCAGGGTATCCCGACAATTACCAGCTCAAGAAACTTGATGACCGACAGCGGTGGACGGTTGTATCCACGCGGTTCCGACGCTCGCTGGGCCGCGATCGGTGGCAACCCGTGCTGGTGGAGTctcggcaccggaacggccgCATTCTCTGGCATTGCTGTAGCAAGCTCGGACCTGAAGACCTCTGGCAGACCTTCTAGACGGCACCTCCGGGAGAACCCGGGAGTTGAAGTTGATCGTGGTGTCCGAACGTCGTTGTCAACAACTCGGCAAGCTGCTCGGCACCGGGAAGACGCGCACCAAACTTTCAACCGATACCCCCAAGACTTATCGCACGACTAACTACGACTTCCCGGTTGCTGATCCCAGATCCACGCGGTCCGTTTGGTCCGTTTTGTCGCTTCGCTGTCGATCCTGGATCTAGCTCAATGTGCCGTTGAGTAACTCGACACACTCGATAAGCGCCAGGGCACCGAAACCATCACTCTAATCCCTCTAGTGAACTCGATTACCAGGCGCTTCCGTGGGGCTCACCTTGGGCCGGAGTGGAAGCTGCTGTTCCAGTTTTCGGATTTCGCCACGCACATGAAGACCTCGGTCGCTTGCCGGAAGCGGAGACGGGCGGGGTTCGTAAAACGCTATCGCACCGGTTCGAGGTGCTCGAGAGTTCAAGTGATTCCCGATTCCGAGTGCGTCTCAAAAACAGGCCTACTCTCGTGTAGTAATCATCATCAGACTCGTGTcgatgttttccgtttcagGCGCGGCCGGCTGAAGTAGTGGCCTACGCTGGCGCTAGTGGCCAACGCCAGACGGCCGGACTTGGCCACGAATACTTGGGCCTACGGGACTTGGATTTCATAAAAACCCCTCGTCGGCCCGCGGGACTTTCGAAAGCCAGCATCGCAACATCGCAACATCACCATGACATAGGAGCATCGATGATCTATTTTTGAAACCACCACGCGCCGCCGTTCACCGCCGTTAAGCCAATTCAGAACAGAACACCAACCCGTGGTTGTCTATTGGTTCATAATTCGGTATGCGGCACTGGCGAATTCCTTAGACCAGGGGCATGTCTAGGAGCGACGGATCTACCCGTACGTTAGAGTCAATTAGGGTCCAGCACCAAACCCCGAAGTCGTTCGGGGGAACGAGTAATTAAAACGAGTATCGCAAAAGACCTCTTTGTCTGCGCTGGTCTGGACTCCGGGTTAGGTCTCTGGGTTTCGGACTGTTACCTGCTGCTGCAAATGGTCATGGCAGACGGCTTGACCTCCGAACGTCCGAAGCGCACGTCCGAGGGGCGCATTCTTTCGCGCCctacaccgacaccgaccttATAGAACCCTTAGTTGGAATGGTTCGTACGAGATCTGGTACTCGGAACGAACCGATTAGTCACCGCGTAGTTGACGGCCGATGACGACTACGGTGGCGATGAGCGCGTCCACGGGGTGACTTAGCCGCGGCTCGACATGACATCATCGCGCCCTCGCCCTCGGCTCACCACCGTTCACTCTGGCGGCGCGCAAACGCGCGGAGTATCGTATCATCAGCGCGCGGACGAAGCCGACGCCAGACAAGCACGCCAGTTACACGCCAATCGCGCCAGCAACCGGTTGTCCGACTCTTCGCTACGCATCAGCGACACCACAGCCACAGTGCTGCGTTGTTTCCAAACCttgtgctcgtgtgtgtgtttgtgtgtgccagtTCAAGGGTAGCCGTGTCTAGTGTCTAGCCGTTCAACGTTCAACTTCACCAACTCAACCCAgcaaccgccagccagccagccagccatggCCGTCAGCCGATTATCCATTGTGAAGTTCTTGGAACTGGTTAGTAGCCGCGGGAACCGCAGGGATCACGGGGATCCAGCACTGAAGACGGGTTCGAGCGGGGTCCCAACTAGACCATTGGGCAGGGTTCGCGTGGGGCAACATACAAGACGAGGCAGTAGCTCCAGCTTTGGGACCTACTACCTGTTGCATTGGGATTCACAAAAACTGGGTCGTTCAAGTCACCAGTCAATTTAGGCGACCAACCATCTCCGTTAGTGTctgtccgttccgtttcgttcaaGGTGAGCCACAAGCTCGCCCCCAGCTCGCCTCCAGCTCGCCATCTGGCCGCTGctgaaccgaaaccgagcgcaATCGATCATCTCGCAACCTTgccatcttccggttccgcgaaACTCCACGAGAAGACTTCACTTCAACTTCTTGTCGTCGCCGGCACCGAACACAGTATTGTTTACGCCAGCTTCGGCCGAATTCATTTTTCGTTATTGGTTCTTTTCATGCGTGCGaggtttcggcttcggctgccGGCCATGTCCGAAACGATGCCGGTATTGTGTACTAAACAGCTAGAAAGTCGCCACGCGGTGAAATGTAAACCGCTAAATTAAAACCttagcagagagagagccggagagagagcgagaagatTAATCATACTGTAGAACGGTTGTTGGTTGCCTTTTCGTCCCATTGTGCGATGTGCGCTACTGTAAACACCGGGCGGAGATGCGAGCATGACATCATCTCCCGCGGGTGGTTCTCAGgggtttgaactaaaaataaaatccatcaactccccgaccgaccatccgaccgaccaccgcccGCCCAAGACATGGGTGGTAATCGCGAGCTGGCGTGTTCGCGGAACGATGTCGTTGTGTTGACACGGAGCGCGCGATAGGCGCGGCGTACATCTCGCTGTGTCAGCAAACCCGCACGTGGAGTGCATCGCTAAGCAGGAGCCGCTGAATTCGCGAATGTCTCAGCCAACCCCTCGCCAcggtctctcgctcgctcacctTCACATACTTCCCATGGCATGTTCGAAGTTGGGTGGCAATAAAGTCCACAACTCGCGCAAACCAAGTTCGAGGTTATCGGTAGAGCACACGCTCCGCATCTGTCCAGCTGGCTCACCTTCCGCCCTGTTCCGCCCTACTTTCCTGGCAGGCCCTGGCCATCACCTGCGTCGTGCTGCACTACAAGAGTCTCGGCGAGCGCGATGACATCACGAAGCTGCTGACGGCAGGCACATTCGTCGGCTACAGCGTCATCCTGATCGCGCTGTTCGCGGGTGAGTGCACGCAgctccccccaccccccccctgTCACTCATCTGTTTAGCTTCGGCCCTGACCTGGTCCCGTTCCCGCTTTGCAGGGTACCTGCTGAGCAACCCGCTCAACAAGAAGCTGGACCTGTTCTTCAGTTTGATCGGCTGCGCGATGTTCATCGCGTCCGGCGTGCTGATCCTGAAGGAGTGGGAGAACGCGTGGAGCACCGACACGAAGAAGATCGCCATCTCCAAGGGCTCGCTCGCCATCACGAACGGGGTGCTGTTCTTCTTCGACGCCATCTTCACACTGCGCGACTAATCGAATCGACACACTCGAGAGAACCTCTAAGCATCTTTTTGTCACTCACCACAGTAATCTCATCTCTATCGTATATCTCatgtaacacacacacacacacactatatACTCGGCTATTATTCGGCCGCCGGAAGTGCGGTTAACTCGTGTTtacttttttacattttttttacaaatatACTGTGTACTCCGTAAACACCGCGTGCGTAACAACTCCCGAAAGAAACGATGCCTGTGGTAACGTGTTCGATAAGTTCTTTGCTTCGATATCAGAAGGAGCTGCTACAacccttcttttttgttatattggtacactcttcatatgacggtctgtgaagtttcatttcaagcggtcacttaattttgtttacgAGCAACttacagggtggcaacgtgaaagtgatacattCATTCGAGTGttcatcgttttaatttttacagctATAGGTCCGATCTTTGTATACTATTTGAAGAAGTACTATGTTTACAATTTATTCATACGTGATAAAGTCAgtgcttgtgtttcgttcagcagaaaattgtaatggattcttaaagagaacaaatcaaaatcttgcatcttcaaaacatcacaaacattcagataTGAAGGAAGCAGTCACAACTGAACTTGACCAGATTATTCGTGTACAGGACCATCAAACGGCATTATTTACAAAAATATTGTCAACAGAGTTGCCAGATCCCCGGTGCTCCTGAAGACGCACGCTGCTCACAAGATAATTTTTTCGGACGAAAAGTTTTTACTTTGGAGGCATCTTTGAACAAGCAAAATGATCTTGTCTATCGAGGAAGTCTTCGTGATGTACCAGCCGAAAAAGAGGGGTCGAGAGGTATCAAAATGCATCAGCTGTGATGATTTGGGGATcagcaaaagggaaactacCACTGTTTTTATTGATCGGGGCGTAAAAATCAACAAGGAGTACTACTTGCAGAACGTTATCAGAAGCTATTTGCTTCCTTTTGCCAAGGAACTTTTTGGAGATAaagatttttgctttcaacaggaCCAACCAACTGCGCATAAAGCATCGGTTGTTCAGAAatggtgtaaacaaaatttgccatGTTTCATCAGTTCCTCTGAATCCCGATTTGAATCCATCGTCTCCCGATTTGAGTCCACTCGACTTCAGTATTTGGGGTTACATGCTAGGAAAGTTAGGCGACGTAAAGCATATGAGTTTGGACACTTCAAAGAATCGTTTAGTCAAAATCTGGGATGAAATGCCGAACGAAGtcgtgcgtgcggcgtgtgatgttttcgaaaagcgacttcgggccgtaatcaaacacaaaggcgcaaaatttgaattgaaataaatacaTTGTAAGTTTACTACTGTAACATGTTATTAAAACTgcaagaagagagaaagaaaaaattttGTGACTTTTATGACATAATTTAattgtatcactttcacgttgccaccctgtagtATCGACGcgtcatagtattttttacaattgaaaaattaagtatcgtgcagtgatttaatttttattttgaaaggtttaaaagcaatgGAGCTTTATGTACGATTGTTGAAAGTGAATAAGGGTTCTTCAACTTTAATTCGGGGGTtaaaaagggggtttctgagtttaaacgtggtcgtagaaGTTAATggcgatccatgtcaaaaacatcaaaaaacaGACGCTACACCTGAACAcaatatcgtattggaaaatcgtcgaatcgcTTAATGAGattagtataaggcctagccatctcattgtcagcagccagccagcagtatAACCATTATTGTGATtaaagtattgggtttcagattaaagtattgggtttctgtgaaaaatgggtgccgcatttgccaaaaatggaacaatgcacccattcacaagagcattttgaaaatggcaaatatCCATTAATTGATTGGCTcctggcgacttccatctgttttcagacctaaaacaaatcgtgcgcggaaagcgttttccattaAATGATGATGTCATAACAGGTGCGGaggcgtattttgaaggcgtgtcagtttttcatttcaaggATGGagtttataaattggagtctccttgaaACTAGTGGATCaatgttcaggaaggccatactgaataattaagtgtattttaaaccataaaaatgtgtttttcttatcgaggcaaagaacatattgaacagcctagtatgttCGTGGAAAATCCTAAAATTTCGCAAATGTTTTCGCTTTGACATTGGTCCCTGTCGTTCGGGCAGCTTGTGGCCGGCACACGGAATTTGAAAGCAGGCTCCAGGCCCCAATTTCTTTGCCATGTCTTGGCCATCGCCAAGgcaacggtgcagtaattttAGAATGCGACACCTTCGATACAATTCGCAATGACGCACGCACGtcattttattaatttcttcaCAGCGCCTCGTTCCGTATCATTTTCCCGCTTCGATACAATGTGCCGAGTTTTGAGCTTCATTCGAATGCTTTCGATTCAAACCGCGGGACAACGACACGGCTTTGCTGCCAAGCCTTCGCTGTCCGCTACTAGAGGGCGCGCAAAACGCATCGCCAACTCGCGCATCTCGCGGATAGGTGGCGCTAGCGGcacgaagcaaaacacactTTCAAGCGTTTCATTCTCgtttgaaagaaaagaaggcaaacaagaaacaaaaggGGACACACAAAACAGGTATTAACGATTAACGGAATCAGCCCGTCGTTTCCGCATAGAATGAACCAAACTTACGTCTTCATTAGATTTCCATTTGTCACTCGCGATGTTCGATTAGCGAAGACAGcaaccaaacgaaacatttcAGTAATCAGCTGTCAGCGTGGAGCTGTTTGAACATTTGAAAGAACGTTCGCCCCGTTATCCAGTGTGGTTGGTCCAGCGGTCtccgggaaaaccggaaaaactggctcgatttgttttttattaccAGCAACGTCCTAATCCTAATAATAAGCTCTCGAACCCCTGGCCGGAtggctggatggctggatggctggatggctggctggtcctGGCAGACCGGCGACTGATGtattccagcagcagcagccggcatCAGTCAGGATGTGTGCCGATGTGCCGTGTGCAGGTAGGTGCACCGGTTACTAGTACGCACTTCCGTCGGAACCCTCAGCGCACACCGGATTCGCGAGCGCCACGCTTGCGCCATaaggctctctctctattctttctgtgtgtgtgtgcatttgtgtATTTCTCTCTGCTCTCTCTACTATAGCTGGTTGGCAGCCTCGgacccggtgtgtgtgtgtctgtgccaTGCTGCTGTGCTGCTAATTTGACGTTGCGATACGATGTGGATCAAATTCAAATCGATTGGCCGGGCGAAGTCacgccaaacaaaaaacaaccacacacactaaTTAATACAAAACCACAATTACTCCCCCTGCCTTTATATGTAGGCCGCACCTTACGACACGAAAGGATGTTCGCCTTATTAGAATGTTGGAAAGGATGGGCACCGGAAGGCGATGGAGAGACTGGGGGCCCCTAGCGTtgtactagggtgttcattaagttttgcgggtcgataccagaggaAGCTGCTccgagccttttttttttgttacactggttcactcttcatatgaacgtatgtgaagtttccttccaatcggtcgcttaattttttttacaagccttttaaTATTGACATGTcacattatttttttcaatgcaaaaaatcaagtatcgtgaggagattgatttatttttgaaaggtttagaagcgaaggaaaattatgaacgaatgttgaaagtctATAAGAACTCTTCAACTTTAGTTAGGGGGTTtaaagaggggtttctgaatttaaacgtagTCGTAGAAGTTAATggcgatccatgtcaaaaacgtaaaaaacagacacaacacctgaaatcgtagaaaaatacaggatatcgtatcggaaaatcgtcgaatcacttaaagagatttagtataaggcctagccatttCATTGggcagtataaccaatattttgagtgaagtattgggtttcaggaagctgtttgcaaaatgggtaccgcattcgctaaaactTTCCCGACAACATTTAGttctttttcgaaaggataaagtggattttatgCATTTAATTATCACTttggatgagacttgggtctatcaccatcATCCTGAATCGAAACAAGTGGCTAAAGAGTAGTGTAATCCTGGTTCTTCGGGTCCGAAAAAGGcgttagcatcagttttgcgtgatgcgaatgaaataaattttagaATTGGGATTTTTGGgatgcaaattgataaaacaataaatttcgtttATTGTTGTAAGCGTTTAGATCAACTGAAAAAGAgttttgcagaagaaaaacatcctttttttatcAGGGCCAAAAATCCATAAA
This window of the Anopheles cruzii chromosome X, idAnoCruzAS_RS32_06, whole genome shotgun sequence genome carries:
- the LOC128277328 gene encoding uncharacterized protein LOC128277328, producing the protein MPENAAVPVPRLHQHGLPPIAAQRASEPRGYNRPPLSVIKFLELSLAITCTVLHYYSFDDGDLVTGFLATGTFCGFIVILTTIMAGYLIKAHLHRRLSIFYSLLGCSSFLTSGVFIIQAWEHAFRTRTRDLAITKGSIAIINGVIFLMDTIFTFRERH
- the LOC128268707 gene encoding uncharacterized protein LOC128268707; its protein translation is MAVSRLSIVKFLELALAITCVVLHYKSLGERDDITKLLTAGTFVGYSVILIALFAGYLLSNPLNKKLDLFFSLIGCAMFIASGVLILKEWENAWSTDTKKIAISKGSLAITNGVLFFFDAIFTLRD